The window CTGCGGCGACGATGCGGGCTTTGAAAGGCGTGGCTTGAGCCTGGGCGAATTTTTCATCCACGACAACGACGGCCGCGGCCCCATCGCTGATCTGCGATGCATTTCCTGCCGTGGCGGTTCCCTCGCTGCCGAAGGCTGGCCGCAACTTCGCCAGGTCGGCGAGCGTTACGCCTGGGCGCGGCCCTTCGTCGCGGTCGACCACTTGTTCCGTTTTGCCGACTTTCACTTTGATGGGAGTAATTTCCGCACGAAAGGCGCCGGCCTCGGTCGCCGTGGCGGCCCGTTCCTGACTGGCGAGCGCGAAAGCATCTTGATCGGCGCGACTGATCGATTTACCGAGCGCGGTGTCGTCGGCGAGACAACCCATGGCCCGCTGCTCGGTCGCACACCACAGGCCGTCGTGAACCATCGCGTCGAGCGCGGTTTGATTACCAAACTTCCAACCGCTCCGCACACCCGGGAGCAAATGCGGCGCGAGACTCATGCTCTCCATTCCCCCGGCTATGATCGCCCGCGCATCGCCGGCGCGTATGGCTTGATCGGCGAGCATTACCGCTTTTAAACCACTGCCGCAAACCTTGTTGACCGTGACCGCGGAAATGTTCTCCGGCAAACCCGCCGCCAGCAATGCTTGCCGCGCCGGCGCCTGGCCAACGCCCGCTTGCAGCACGTTGCCCAGGATCACTTCATCGATCTGATCGGCCGCGAGACCACTGTCGGCGAGCGCCGCGCGAATCGCCGCCGCGCCGAGTTGCGGCGCCGGCAACGTCGACAACTGGCCGAGCATTTTTCCGATCGGCGTGCGCCGGGCGGCGATGAGGTAGGAAGAGGTCATGAGAGGTCTCCGTGTATTTGTTGATCCGATATATTGTATGCATTGTATGAACCCCCTCTCCTCGGTACTCCGGGGAGAGGGACGGGGTGAGGGGCTGAAGCGGAACAAACTTGGTTCGCAGCCTCGACCCCTCACCCTAACCCTCTCCCCGGAGTACCGAGGGGAGGGAACGATATTGTCACGACATTTCCAATGCCTCAGCTCAATCGTCCTCTCGGCAATTCCGGTCTGCTCGTTTCGCCCGTGGCCCTCGGCTGCTGGCCGATTGCGGGGATGACGAGTCTCGACGTTACCGAGCGCGACAGCCAGGCGACCATCGAAGCCGCCATCGCCGCGGGCATCAACTTCCTGGACACTGCCTGGTGCTATGGCAGCGATGGCGACAGCGAACGACTGATCGGCCGTACGATCCAAGGCCGCCGCGAACAACTGGTGATCGCCACGAAGTGCGGCATTCATTGGGGGCCGCAGGGAGAACGCATCTTCGATGCCTCGCGCGCTCGGATCCATCGCGAATGCCGCGAGAGCCTGCAACGGTTGCAAATCGAGCAGATCGATCTCTACTATCTGCACGCCCCTGACCCAAACATTCCGCTGGCTGAATCTGCTGCCGCGATTGCCGAACTGCATGCTCAAGGATTGATTCGCGCTGCCGCCGTTTCGAACGTCACCGTTGCTCAGTTGCAAGAATTTCAAGCGGTTTGCCCGGTCGCCGCGGTGCAGCCGCCGTACAACATGCTGCAACGGCAGATCGAAACCGATCTCGTGCCGTACTGCCGCGAGCACAACATTGCCCTCTGCATTTACTGGCCGCTGCTGAAGGGCTTGCTCGCGGGAAAACTGCCGCGGGATCATGTCTTTCGCCTTGGCGACGGCCGGCCGAAGTATCCGATGTTTCAAGGCGAAGAGTGGCAACGCAATCAAGATCTACTCGATGACCTGCGCGCGATCGCCGCTGATTCGAACAAGACCGTTGCTCAACTCGTCGTCCAATGGACGCTCGCGCAGCCGGGCATAACAGCTGCGCTCTGCGGCGCGAAACGCCCCGAGCAGATCATTGAATCCGCCGCCGCTTTGGCCGATGATTTCACCACTGCCGAACTAACCAAGATCAACGCCGCGCTGGCCCGTCGCGGCCCAGCCGTCACGCGCAGCGCGGTCTAATCTCTTCATCCCTTCCACCCTTCATCCCTGCTCCGCCCCATGAAATTCGCCATCTGCAACGAAACGTTTCTCGATTGGCCGTTCGAAAAGGCTTTTGCTTTTGCCCGCGACGTCGGCTACACCGGCCTTGAGATCGCGCCGTTCACGATTGCCACGAACGTCTTCGACATCTCTCCGGCCCGCCGCGCGGAAGTTCGCCGGCAAGCCGAAGACGCCGATCTGCAAGTGATCGGTTTGCACTGGCTGCTGGCTAAGACGAACGGCTTTTATCTGACGACGCCCGACGACGCCGTGCGGCAGAAGACGAGCGAATATTTTCAAGAGCTGGCCCGCCTCTGCCGCGATCTCGGCGGCAAAGTAATGGTGCTCGGTTCACCGCTGCAGCGCAACCTGCTTCCCGGCGTGACGCACGACCAGGCTCTCGACCTCGCCGCCGATTGCTTGAAGCGAGCGCTGCCGACGATTGAAGAGTGCGACGTCACCATCGCCATCGAACCCCTCGGCCCAGCCGAAGGCGACTTCCTCAATACGGCAGCCCTCGGCGTGGAACTGATCGAGCGCATCGGCTCGCCGCATGTTCGGTTGCACCTCGATTGCAAAGCCATGTCGAGCGAAAGCAAATCGATTCCCGAGCTTCTCCGCGAGAACCGGCAGGTCCTCGAGCACTTCCACGCCAACGACCCCAACCGCCGCGGCCCTGGCATGGGCGAACTCGACTTCGTGCCGATCTTTCAAACGCTCGCCGAAATCGACTACCGCGGCTGGGTCAGCGTCGAAGTCTTCGACTACGAACCGGGCGTAGAAGTCCTCGCCCGCGAGAGCATGGAGTACATGCAAGGCGTGCTCGCGGAGTTGCAATCCTAGAAAGAGCCACGCACGCAGTAAGTGGAATGGACTCGACTGCACTCACAAAGGTTCTGCTATGCATTTGCTTAGCCGCCAGCTTTAGCTGGTGGCAGCAAATCAAGCAGTTCCGGCTTTAGCCATTCCATTGGCTCGCGCGGGAACGACGGCTAAAGCCTGGCACTCGTGGCGTCTCTACCACCAGCTAAAGCTGGTGGCTAAGAGAGCGCGGGCCAAGTTTCACGCGCCTAACCCTTGGCTGACGCCGCGGGCTGTGACGCTGGCAACGCACTGAGCACCTCAGGAACGTGCTGTTCGCGTCCACCGGCGCACCACAGCCGGAAGCGGTCGAGGTAGAGATAAACGACGGGCGTCGTGTAGAGCGTCAGCATTTGGCTGAAGATCAAACCGCCCACGATGGCGATGCCCAACGGCTGACGGAGTTCGGCGCCATTGCCCACGCCGAGCGCCAACGGCAAGCCGGCGAAGAGGGCTGCCATGGTGGTCATCGTGATCGGCCGGAACCGCAGGATACAGGCTTCGAAGATCGCCTTTTCGGGCGTCATGCCGTGAGTGCGTTCTGCTTCGAGCGCAAAGTCGATCATCATGATCGCGTTCTTCTTGACGATGCCGATCAGCAGCAAAATGCCGATGAGCGCCATCACGTTCAGCTCGACGCCGCAGATCATGAGTGCGAGCAACGCACCCACGCCAGCCGAAGGCAAGGTCGAGAGAATCGTGAGGGGATGGATGTAGCTCTCATAGAGCATGCCGAGCACGATGT is drawn from Anatilimnocola floriformis and contains these coding sequences:
- a CDS encoding thiolase family protein; its protein translation is MTSSYLIAARRTPIGKMLGQLSTLPAPQLGAAAIRAALADSGLAADQIDEVILGNVLQAGVGQAPARQALLAAGLPENISAVTVNKVCGSGLKAVMLADQAIRAGDARAIIAGGMESMSLAPHLLPGVRSGWKFGNQTALDAMVHDGLWCATEQRAMGCLADDTALGKSISRADQDAFALASQERAATATEAGAFRAEITPIKVKVGKTEQVVDRDEGPRPGVTLADLAKLRPAFGSEGTATAGNASQISDGAAAVVVVDEKFAQAQATPFKARIVAAAASSLAPKDLFLAPIAAVRSVLGKAQLSVSDIDLFELNEAFASQCLACIGELKLPPEKTNIRGGAIALGHPIGCSGARVLVTLLHALHQRREKRGLASLCLGGGGAVAMIVEMV
- a CDS encoding aldo/keto reductase, translating into MPQLNRPLGNSGLLVSPVALGCWPIAGMTSLDVTERDSQATIEAAIAAGINFLDTAWCYGSDGDSERLIGRTIQGRREQLVIATKCGIHWGPQGERIFDASRARIHRECRESLQRLQIEQIDLYYLHAPDPNIPLAESAAAIAELHAQGLIRAAAVSNVTVAQLQEFQAVCPVAAVQPPYNMLQRQIETDLVPYCREHNIALCIYWPLLKGLLAGKLPRDHVFRLGDGRPKYPMFQGEEWQRNQDLLDDLRAIAADSNKTVAQLVVQWTLAQPGITAALCGAKRPEQIIESAAALADDFTTAELTKINAALARRGPAVTRSAV
- a CDS encoding sugar phosphate isomerase/epimerase family protein, producing MKFAICNETFLDWPFEKAFAFARDVGYTGLEIAPFTIATNVFDISPARRAEVRRQAEDADLQVIGLHWLLAKTNGFYLTTPDDAVRQKTSEYFQELARLCRDLGGKVMVLGSPLQRNLLPGVTHDQALDLAADCLKRALPTIEECDVTIAIEPLGPAEGDFLNTAALGVELIERIGSPHVRLHLDCKAMSSESKSIPELLRENRQVLEHFHANDPNRRGPGMGELDFVPIFQTLAEIDYRGWVSVEVFDYEPGVEVLARESMEYMQGVLAELQS